Proteins found in one Serratia plymuthica genomic segment:
- the csdA gene encoding cysteine desulfurase CsdA, with product MTPFNPTDFRNQFPALQQAGIYLDSAATALKPLAVIAATQQFYRDDAATVHRSQHRAAQDLTARFEQARRQVATLINAPTADDIIWVRGTTEAINLVAQSYARPRLQPGDEILVSEAEHHANLIPWLMVAEQTGARVVKLPLGADRLPDLTQLPRLLNDKTRLLALGQMSNVTGGCPDLAQAVTLAHRVGARVMIDGAQGIVHCPADVQRLDIDFYAFSGHKLYGPTGIGALYGKSELLAQMAPWQGGGKMLTQASFEGFTPQKPPHCFEAGTPNIAGVLGLAAALEWLGTQDMAGAEHYSRGLADLAEHRLAQLPGFRSFRCSGSSLLAFDIAGIHHSDIVTLLAEQGIALRAGQHCAQPLMAALGVSGTLRASFAPYNSTEDVETLVTALINAIDLLAD from the coding sequence ATGACACCTTTTAATCCCACCGATTTTCGAAATCAGTTTCCTGCCCTGCAGCAGGCGGGAATTTATCTCGACAGCGCCGCCACCGCGTTGAAACCGCTGGCGGTTATCGCGGCAACGCAACAGTTTTACCGTGACGACGCCGCCACGGTGCATCGCAGCCAACACCGCGCGGCGCAGGATTTGACCGCCCGCTTCGAGCAGGCGCGCCGGCAGGTCGCTACGCTGATCAATGCCCCTACGGCCGATGACATTATTTGGGTACGCGGCACCACCGAAGCAATCAATCTGGTGGCGCAAAGCTATGCCCGCCCCCGGCTGCAACCGGGTGACGAAATCCTGGTGAGCGAAGCCGAACACCACGCCAACCTGATCCCCTGGCTGATGGTCGCGGAACAAACGGGTGCGCGAGTGGTAAAATTGCCGCTTGGCGCCGATCGCTTGCCGGACCTGACGCAGCTCCCCAGGCTGCTCAACGATAAAACCCGGCTGTTGGCGCTGGGGCAAATGTCCAACGTCACCGGCGGTTGCCCGGATCTGGCGCAAGCCGTCACTCTGGCCCACCGCGTCGGCGCGCGCGTGATGATCGACGGAGCGCAGGGCATAGTGCACTGTCCGGCCGACGTTCAGCGGCTTGATATTGATTTTTACGCCTTCTCCGGCCACAAACTGTATGGCCCGACCGGCATCGGCGCGCTGTACGGAAAAAGCGAATTATTGGCGCAGATGGCGCCGTGGCAAGGCGGCGGCAAAATGCTGACCCAGGCGTCATTCGAGGGCTTTACGCCGCAAAAACCGCCGCACTGCTTTGAGGCCGGTACGCCAAATATCGCCGGCGTGCTGGGGCTGGCTGCCGCGCTGGAATGGCTGGGCACTCAGGATATGGCGGGCGCCGAGCACTACAGCCGTGGCCTGGCCGATCTGGCCGAGCACCGGCTGGCGCAGTTGCCGGGCTTTCGCAGCTTCCGCTGTTCAGGTTCCAGCCTGCTGGCGTTTGATATCGCCGGCATTCATCACAGTGATATCGTCACTCTATTGGCAGAGCAAGGCATCGCGCTACGCGCCGGCCAGCACTGTGCCCAGCCGCTGATGGCGGCGTTGGGCGTCAGCGGTACACTGCGCGCGTCATTCGCGCCTTACAACAGTACGGAAGACGTTGAAACGCTGGTGACCGCACTGATCAACGCCATAGATCTGCTGGCCGACTAA
- a CDS encoding YgdI/YgdR family lipoprotein, producing MKKTAAVISALVLTFTLAACSSNYVMHTNDGRTIVADGKPKVDNDTGMISYKDANGVEQQINRSDVKEMVESNQ from the coding sequence ATGAAGAAAACAGCCGCAGTTATTTCTGCTCTGGTGCTAACGTTTACCCTGGCTGCATGTTCCAGCAATTACGTAATGCATACCAATGATGGACGCACCATTGTCGCTGACGGAAAACCAAAGGTGGATAACGACACAGGCATGATCAGCTATAAAGACGCCAACGGCGTTGAACAGCAGATCAACCGTTCAGACGTGAAAGAGATGGTTGAAAGCAACCAGTAA